One window of Gloeothece citriformis PCC 7424 genomic DNA carries:
- a CDS encoding sodium:solute symporter family protein produces MSTEAWTTVLVILSFILYLYIGWRSRVKDSKGFYVAEQGVPAVANGAATAADWMSAASFISMAGLISFMGYDGSIYLMGWTGGFVLLALLLAPYLRKFGKYTVPDFVGDRYYSNVARLVAVVAAIFVSMTYVAGQMRGVGIVFSRFLQVDINTGVVLGMVIVAFFAILGGMKGITWTQVAQYFVLIIAYLIPAIAIAWILTGNPIPQIAFTFSDIVDKLNQVQVDLGFQEYTRPFTDKTMLDVLFITIALMVGTAGLPHVIVRFYTVPSPKAARYSAGWALLFIAILYTTAPAIAAFARYNLVDTLHNKTVAEIQQLDWATKWENTGLLGFEDKNNNGRIELTSEQDTSEITIDRDIIVLSTPEVARLSPIVIALVAAGGLAAALSTASGLLLVISSSIAHDVYYRIINPQASESQRLLVGRIMVGFAIAIAGYFGINPPGFVAQVVAFAFGLAAASFFPVIILGVFDSRTNREGAIAGMIIGLVFTTFYIVGVKFYGMNPWFFGVSAEGIGTVGMVLNLVVTYVVSRLTPPPPREIQKMIEDLRSPEDAPLALADIGEEELD; encoded by the coding sequence ATGTCAACAGAAGCTTGGACTACGGTATTAGTTATTCTGTCATTTATTCTCTATCTCTATATCGGTTGGCGCTCTAGAGTTAAAGATAGTAAAGGGTTTTATGTAGCTGAACAAGGGGTTCCGGCGGTGGCCAATGGGGCAGCAACGGCGGCGGATTGGATGTCAGCCGCTTCTTTTATTTCTATGGCCGGATTAATCTCTTTTATGGGCTATGATGGGTCAATCTATTTGATGGGATGGACGGGGGGTTTTGTTCTTTTAGCGCTGTTATTAGCTCCCTATTTACGCAAGTTTGGTAAATATACGGTACCGGATTTTGTCGGCGATCGCTATTATTCTAATGTAGCTCGTTTAGTTGCAGTAGTAGCGGCTATTTTTGTATCCATGACTTATGTGGCCGGACAAATGCGCGGCGTTGGGATTGTTTTTAGTCGTTTTCTTCAAGTAGACATCAATACCGGGGTCGTTTTAGGCATGGTTATTGTGGCCTTTTTTGCTATTTTAGGCGGCATGAAAGGCATTACTTGGACTCAAGTCGCTCAATATTTTGTGTTAATTATTGCCTATTTAATTCCGGCCATTGCTATTGCTTGGATTTTAACCGGTAATCCCATTCCTCAAATCGCATTTACCTTTAGTGATATTGTTGATAAACTCAATCAAGTTCAAGTCGATTTAGGCTTTCAGGAATACACCCGACCTTTTACCGATAAAACTATGTTAGATGTCCTGTTTATTACTATTGCTTTAATGGTGGGAACGGCGGGACTACCCCATGTAATTGTTAGGTTTTATACTGTTCCTAGTCCAAAAGCGGCGCGTTATTCTGCCGGTTGGGCGTTATTATTTATTGCAATTTTATACACCACCGCTCCGGCTATTGCTGCCTTTGCTCGTTATAATTTAGTGGATACTTTGCATAATAAAACCGTTGCAGAAATACAACAATTAGATTGGGCGACTAAATGGGAAAATACAGGGTTATTAGGATTTGAAGATAAAAATAATAATGGACGCATTGAATTAACTTCGGAACAAGATACCAGTGAAATTACCATTGATCGGGATATTATTGTTCTATCCACTCCAGAAGTAGCAAGACTTTCTCCTATAGTGATTGCATTGGTAGCAGCCGGAGGACTGGCGGCGGCGTTATCGACTGCATCAGGGTTACTCCTGGTAATTTCTAGTTCTATCGCTCATGATGTCTATTACCGAATTATCAACCCTCAAGCGTCGGAGTCTCAACGGTTGCTAGTGGGACGGATTATGGTGGGATTTGCCATCGCTATTGCGGGTTATTTTGGCATCAATCCGCCCGGATTTGTCGCCCAGGTGGTGGCCTTTGCTTTTGGGTTAGCGGCGGCGAGTTTCTTCCCGGTGATTATTTTGGGAGTGTTTGACAGTCGCACGAACCGGGAAGGAGCGATCGCTGGTATGATTATCGGGTTAGTGTTTACGACGTTTTATATTGTTGGGGTCAAGTTTTATGGGATGAATCCTTGGTTTTTTGGGGTTTCTGCGGAGGGAATTGGAACAGTCGGAATGGTATTAAATTTGGTGGTGACTTATGTTGTGTCTCGCTTAACTCCTCCTCCTCCTAGAGAAATTCAAAAGATGATCGAAGATTTACGTTCTCCTGAAGATGCACCTTTAGCTTTAGCTGATATTGGGGAGGAAGAATTAGATTAG